The sequence TGTTTGTTACTTTTCCCAAATGGATTGTTGCAACACGCAGGTACCTATATGCCTCAGCATAACTTCTGGGGCTACCAGATTGGTGGCGGGGAGCCGTTCATTGGTCAATATCCAGGTATTCGCGAAGTTGAGGGTGTAACCGGCGCATGCATGTACATTCGCCGCGATGTTATTAACACTATTGGTGGATTCGATGAGACCTATTTTTCATACTATGAGGACACCGATTATTGCTTACGCGCCCTACAAGCTGGATTCAAAATTGTCTGCACCGGAGGGGCCAAAGTCGTTCATCATGAAAATTCAAGTACTAGATTAAACAATGTCGACTGGTGGAAGATGTTCAGCCATGGCCAACGTGTATTTTTAAGCAAATGGCGTGACTACTACCGGCAACGCTACCGATATGGTCTGGTCTGGCATTCTCTCATTGCTCATGCAACCGGGTACGCGACCTCATCTCGTGAATTCGTTCGCGAGCTTGATCGTCGTGGTGTCGATATTCGACTAGCCTGTATTTTCGGTACGGATTATACCGAACCACCTACTCGCGATCCTCGTCTCGATCAACTACGTCAGCGTCCTAAAGACACATCATTACCACAAGTCGTTTATAGTCAGGGCGATGCGTTCATTAAAAATAGTGGTCGGTATCGAATCGGTTTTACGATGTTGGAATCTGATACTCTTCCGGCTGATTGGGTGTATCAGGCAAATCAAATGGACGAAATATGGGTGCCAACTCATTTTACTCGTGATGTCTTTGTTCAATCTGGGGTACGTAGACCGATTCATATCATACCTCTCGGCTTTAATCCGAACTATTTTCATCCGCATATTCAGTGCAATAAACCGACGAGTGCATTTGTGTTTTTGTCTATATTTGAATGGATTGAACGCAAGGCACCTGAAATACTACTACAAGCATACGTGAGTGAGTTTAAGCGAAGCGATGACGTGGTATTAGTGTTAAAGATTTTTAATCACGATACACGATTAGATGTGCATCGGCGTATTCATGAATTAATTGATCGCCCAAACGCGCCACGAGTTGTAGTCTTATTGAACCAGGAGATTGCTGAACATCAGATGGGAGGACTGTATCGAAGTGCTGATTGCTTCGTTTTACCAACTCGCGGTGAAGGATGGGGCATGCCTATTCTGGAAGCAATGGCCTGTGGTTTGCCCGTAATTGCAACTGATTGGGGAGCACAGCGTGATTTTTTCAATGAACAGCTTGGATTTCCTTTGCGTGTACGCCAATTGATACCAGCAGTAGCTCGTTCTCCCTATTATGCCGGTTCACGATGGGCTGATCCTGATATTGATCACCTACGCTACCTGATGCGGTATGTCTACGAACATCAGGACGAAGCCCGTGAAAGAGGTGCACGTGCAGCAGTAGAGGTACGACAGCGATGGACTTGGGAACATGCTGTTGATCGTATTATGGAGCGATTGGAATCCATTATCTTATCGTAAGTGAAAAGTTTATTGCAAAAACGCTTTATACTCTCTGCTACAATGGACGATGACAACTGCCTGAAGATGGGATCAAAGAAGTTTCTTCAACTTGTTACGGAGCTATCTGTTTGACAGATGTATGGTGAGGGTACTATGAGCGTTTACTGGATTCGCTTTCATGGTGATAGTGCGGCTGATGCTATCAAAGCCATTGCCGATGCTTTGAAGCGAAATGAACAAGGCGATGCACCTGATAAGGAATGCAGCGATAGCGTTGCGGAATCAGAGGCGCTAACCGCTAATGATACATACTTGCAATCTAACCTGCAAACAATGCATGAAACCTGGTCTATTGACCCGTTGCGGGCAGAACCACCGACCGACAAACGACTAATAAGTCGCTTGCGTGTGCATGTTCAGCATGCAATTCGTCGACTGACTCGCTGGTATTTCTTCTCGCCATGGATGCAAACGAATGAGTTCCATGCATCGGTGGTAAGGATTATTGATGTTCTCCTCACCCGACAACAACAGTTGCAACAACAAATAAACGACTATCACTACCGTCTGCAAGCGGCTGAGCAGCAGATTCATACCCTACGCAATGAATTAGCCATAACTCATCAATATCTAATGGAACTGAAGCAATATTTGGTGAATCAAACCATATCGAAATAAGAAAATATGTCTGTGAGCAATAGTTTGCGTGTCGTCTGGCAGTCGCGATGGGGACTACCAATTGGCTACTCAGTTAGTTCGGAAGAGCTCGCGCTTCAGCTTGACCAAATGGGGGTTGATTTGTTTCATCGTCCGACACCGTGGCACATGCCAGCAAATATTACCCATCCGCGACTACGGGAGATTTCGGCGCGTCCGGTTCCTGACGGGATACCGCAGATAAGCTACGATCAGGCAGACTTGTTTTATCTTGATCATCGTGGCTATCGCATTGGCTACACGATGCTTGAAGTAAATGGATTACCTGGTGATTGGGTAGCAGCATGCAATCGGATGGATGAAATCTGGACACCAAGCCACTGGGGCGTTGAAACGTTTGCAGATGCTGGTGTGATTCGTCCTTTGTACGCGATGCCACTTGGCTATGATCCAACCCACTTCCATCCGCACGTGCCAGCTTACCAGATTGGGAATCGCTTCACATTTCTTTCGGTCTTTGAGTGGGGAGAGCGAAAAGCACCAGAGCTTCTGCTGCGTGCATACGTAAGTGCATTTAGTAAACACGATGATGTGCTTTTGATTTTACGAATCAATAATTTTGATACCTCCATCAGTGTTTCCAGTCAAATTGCGAACTTGAAGTTACCAGAAGATGGCCCAGTTATTGCCATCCTCTACAATCAATACCTGTCACGTTCACAACTGGCCTCTCTATACCGCAGCGCTGACTGCTTTGTACTGGCAAGTCGTGGTGAGGGTTGGGGTTTGCCCATTTTAGAAGCAATGGCCTGTGGTGTAGCAGTCATTGCTACAAACTGGAGTGCGCAGACAGAATTTCTTCATTCAGGCGTTGGCTATCCACTACGAGTGCGTGCCATGATCCCAGCAAAGGCGAAGTGTCCTTACTATGTTGGCTGGTCGTGGGCCGAACCTGATTTGGATCATCTCATTTACCTGATGCGATACGTCTACGAACATCCTGATGAGGCAAGGGCAATTGGCGCCGCAGCAGCAGCAGAAGTCGCCCAGCGTTGGACGTGGAACCATGCC comes from Chloroflexus sp. Y-396-1 and encodes:
- a CDS encoding glycosyltransferase, coding for MSVSNSLRVVWQSRWGLPIGYSVSSEELALQLDQMGVDLFHRPTPWHMPANITHPRLREISARPVPDGIPQISYDQADLFYLDHRGYRIGYTMLEVNGLPGDWVAACNRMDEIWTPSHWGVETFADAGVIRPLYAMPLGYDPTHFHPHVPAYQIGNRFTFLSVFEWGERKAPELLLRAYVSAFSKHDDVLLILRINNFDTSISVSSQIANLKLPEDGPVIAILYNQYLSRSQLASLYRSADCFVLASRGEGWGLPILEAMACGVAVIATNWSAQTEFLHSGVGYPLRVRAMIPAKAKCPYYVGWSWAEPDLDHLIYLMRYVYEHPDEARAIGAAAAAEVAQRWTWNHAAQRIRQRLAEIAG